Below is a genomic region from Mustela lutreola isolate mMusLut2 chromosome 1, mMusLut2.pri, whole genome shotgun sequence.
GAAGTTATAttgagataagtcagacagagaaagacaaaaactatgTAACatgtatggaatctaaaaaagcttaACTCAAAAACAGAGTAAAAACTTGCAACTAGTGGTAAATAAGTCTGAGAGATGTAATGCAATATAGGCGATGTAATGATGTCATGTAAAGATCTAATGAACATagataataatactgtattataatcatcaaacttgctaagagactagatctaaaattattccaaccacaaataagaaatgataattatgtgacatgatagaGGTGCTAAGTCTGCTACAATGAccattatatcataatatataagtatatcaaatcagggcacctgggtggctcagtaggttgagtatatgactcttgatttaggctcaggtcatgacctcagagtcctgagactgagccctgcatcaggctccactcagtggagtctacttgtccttctccctccccctgcttgctctctctctctcaaataaataaaatctttttttaaaaaaaaaaagtctagtgtCTTCATCAAAGACAGTTAACTGGATAACACAGGAAAATCTCATGTATGGCCTTCTGTTGAAAAACTGCCAGAGATGGCAAGTATATGAAAAACAATTCTAGAGCCTTCAGAGATCTGAAAACCACAATCACCAAAAGTGTTAAACCTTCTGGTTTACCTTCTGGTATAAAGAGGGACTGCAATGAAAAAAGTGACATCTAACAGACGGTACAGATAATACAGCAAATTATAAAAACTGTCTGTAACAGGATTCATGAAATGAGTAAAGGAAAGATTGGACAGTTAGGTTCCCTGAGATGTGGGATTTCTCAGAActcacctctttttttaaagtttatggaCCACTCCTTCCTGCAGCTCAGCCTCAGACCTTATCTCTGTATTCTAGAATGAGCATCAAGTTGAAGGGTGAGATGATTCCTACCAGGCTACTTCCTTAGCTTTGGGTTGTCAGAAAATGAACTATGAGTCTCAGTGAATGTCTAATACAGGGACTTTCCTCCCTCTGGTCCATGTACATCAATAATTTTGTTCCTTAAACATTTCTTAAGATGAAATCACACAGCCTTCGTCTGCACAAGAAAGAGGTTTTATTTGAACAAGAATATTTCATACAGTATCAATGAAATACTTTACATATTTCAGTATTCTATTTATGTTGACATTTAAGTCCAATATAACACAATGActctatttcagaaaaaaaaaatagttttgagagagagatgaagcCTGTTCCTCTATGGGGTCTCCCTGGGTCCAAAATGCCTTTCTAGTTCTAGAGTGTGGTCTCAGCGAAGTGTGAAGTTTGTCTGTCTTTCATCCAGTTTGGCAAAACCAAAGAGAGATGCTGCCACATCCATTTGATACAATACAACTTGTATCCTCCAAGATTACAGGAGCCTGCTAAGGCTATTTCTTTACTTGTAGGGAGGTGGGGAATCTCATCCCTAGCCATATTGCACATAGATGATCTTGGTCAGCAttagaaggggaaaggaaagcaTGAGAAGAGTGACAATGGAATAAAAGCAGCAAAGGTTACATAAAACAGTCGGTTTATCTCCCCCAGTTATTTAGGAGGTCTTACAGACAGGGAGACCGAACAAGAATTCAAGGAAGGTAGCCATAGATCAAGCTGATGGGATAATGCTGGAATACATGGTATATCTTTGTATATGCAAGACATTTAGGCTCTCCCAGATCAGTTGTAGATCAGAGAGATCCAAGTCCGTTATCTGGACACAAGGAAGTGAATTGCAAGTGTTTCCTTATTTACGTGGATGATCACAGAATAGTCAAGCTCTGGGTTTCTCTAGGTTTATGACTAGAAGCATGAAACTGTtgatctttaaggaaaaaagtttAAATTCTCATCAGAACCCATTTAATGTATCAGTCACTAATTCCCGAGTGTGTGAATGAGTGAGTAAATGAGAGAGTAATCATTTATACCTACCCCAAAATTAGGGGAATGTAGGTGGTACATAGCGACAATAACCAGGTTTCTGAAAACTCTAAAAACCAAGCCACaaaatcatataataataaataaaatatgtaatagagGCATTTTAGAGACAAATATTTCCTATAACCAAAGGTGGAAAATCTATTAACTGGTCTGTGGatatggttatttttttaatatagtgatTATATGGGAAGATGGTCACTTAGAAGAGAGGAATATAAATACTTTGGGAGAGAAATTGTCAGTGCCCTGGCCCAGGGCCTCTCAGCCTGTCTGAACTCTGTAGTTGGGCACACCAGGCACTGACACACATTACCCACTTTCTCTCCAAACAGActttcaattttaatttgtttttatacgCGACTTCCTCATCAAGTCAAAGAATTGTGCCACTAGCTCAAGTACAAGCTTGGCAGTTTTGTTCTTCCATGAAAACTAAAAATGGCATCTGGCTTATGCAGTTAGCTATTCTGAGTTTGGTAATTCAAGTCCATCTGAAAAAAGTCTTCGGAAGTTGCAAAGATGAGTGACACACTCTGAATAATGCTAATTTTACTAAAGGGAATTCATCTTGAGCTGGCTAACTGCCCACCTCTCCTAGACAGCTGTACCTTGTCTTGCTTCAAAGAACTATAAAATGCCTGATTCTTTTAGTGCcaaatatattgtttaatatATGTCTATTTATATGCCCCATAATAAATGCACTTATTTAGGAAGTTTTATTTAACATGTGGCTTACTATAAACCCCAGATCATTTTTGCCTTATTCAAGTCCCACGACCAAACCCCACATTGTGTGCTATATTTAACAATTATTAAtgatcattattttctctttggcaCTTGGGAAAACTGCAAAAGTACATTATATCTTCTCAATGCAAGAAGAAAATTTCCATTAGCAGTGAACATGTATGTGGCTGAACAAGAGAGATTTTTCTAAAGATCTTATATTCAGAATCTTTGTTCAAAAAAATTTAGAGATGATTATAGACCAGTGACAGCTCCATGTAAGTCCAAAGCACGAggcatattttcctttgtttgtctgtttgttttgttccaATGACTTGGGCATTAGGAGAATTTAAGATTAGCTACCAAAGGTAAATTGTAAGAGAAGACTTCATTAACCTAGAGTACAGATAAGAAAAGGTGGAGGGGAAAACTGGATATAAGGAAAGGCAAGATGACCACGTGGCTGATAGAGTTGGCACAATGGTAGCATTCCCATGTGTGGCCACCTCTATGAACTTGAGTTCTATTTTTCTAATGACTGCTTCCTACATGTAGAAGAAGCAGCAGACATGAGATGTACAGGCATGCCTTTTTACTGAGACTATTATGTTCCAGTCTAAGTAGATATCCCAAAGCTATCTAATTTGCCTCTTCTTAGCACATTAGCCTGAAATTCTCTTGATTTATACAAAATTGATTAATAATataagctaacatttattaagtattaccaTATACCAGGCACTAAGTTAAGCCCTTTTCATGCATTCTCACTTAGTTTTTGTATCAATTCCGTGAGGTAGATGCAATTATTATTCTcactgtacagatgagaaaaacagaGCGTGTAAGTAACTTGCATAAGGTGACCTACCTATAAAGTGGTGGACATGAGAGTAATAATTCCAGGTCTGATGACTTAAGAATACTTAACAAATACCCAAACAATTTTCACTCTAGTCTCCACTGTCCCACTTTCCAGTGCATCAAAGCTATTGTGaagatcacattttttttaacaaactaaGAAAATGGCTTCTATTTCTTTGGCTCAAATGGtgataaataggggcacctgggtgggttaagccgctgccttcggctcaggtcatgatctcagggtcttgggatcaagtcccacattgggctctctgctcagcagggagcctgcttcccttcctctctctctgcctgcctctccatctacttgtgacttctctctgtcaaataaataaataaaatcttttttaaaaatggtgataaataaatattattacagaacaacaataataataatgctcaCCTAAGCATTTGCTATCAACCagcactattctaagtgcttgTATATACTGAGTCATTTAATTCATCACAATAAGCCTATGAGACAATTActgttattattcctattttgcagataaggaactAAGACACACAAAGCCCAAGTAACTTCTCCAAGGACATACAGGCAGATACTTCCTTTTCATTTATGGCCAACTGAGAACTGGCACAGCTGAATAAATGTATGCCAGTTGACTACTGCTGGTTCAAGGACACATAACAAGTTCTGAGataatatgaaagagaaaaatcactctCTTCAATTCCTAAGCTAAGTCCCATCCTAAAACTTATCATAAAACTTGTGAAAACCTAGAACCTTTTTCCCAAATGACAGTATGCTCCTCTTCTATAGATTCCTAAGAAACTTTGAGTGTTGGCTGGAAAGCAGTTACTTCAGACTGAAATGACAAATCCCTGGCTTTATTTAAATCATTATAGTGACTACTTTTTGTATAGCTGATTGAATTAGCCATGAGGTTGTTCAGTCATTAACGCTCTAATCAGAGGTTTTTTAACTCTTTCCTATcctaacacatttaaaaaatcagttctaTTCCCTCTTCACTCCCAGTGGCTCACAATAGCTGGATTCTCAAACAAGAGACCTTGTCTGCCTTGTGGTGCTCACATGCCATAAAGGAAGCATGTTAAATTTCATTACAGGGTAAGGCAACTGTTTTTAGAAAAAGCGTCTCCCTCCTTGGGTTATTATGCTGTATATCCTCATGCTACATTAAAAATCACCATCCTGAATGCtagactaattttttttccaacactttTCCTCCTATAGACACAAACTCTGTTTCGATATTTTTGgttgttcattctttttcatatgaATCTTTCTGCTAAATTGAGTATTTATAATCTCAGTATATGCAATGCTAGAAAACAATAATAGCCAAATGTTTTCTGATAACCAATAGGTAAACTAATTAAGGAAATATTGGAAAGTGGGGGGAAATCTAGTTAACACAAACCACTATGTAAATCAACTAGTCCAAAGCTACATGAAAAGCTGCACAATTGACCCAGCTCACAGCCTCTTTGTAAACATTAGCTTACAGTCAGAAAAACAAAGGCACATGAGAAAGCACATGTTCCTTCTGCACAACTTTCTTATGGCATTTTTAATCTCCTTATTCCTAAGACTGTAGATGATAGGATTCACCATAGGGATTACCAGAGCATAGAATATGGACACCAACTTATCCCGGTTTAGGGAGTAGCTAGAACTGGGTCGCATGTACATGAAGAGGCCAGAACCATAGAAAAGGGTCACAGCAGTCAGGTGAGAGGCACAGGTGCTGAAGGCTTTGGTCCTACCTTTAGCTGAGTTCATCTTCAGGACAGCAGCAACAATGTAACCATAAGAGATGAGGATCACAAGGACAGACACCATTCCAACAACAACACCCACAACAAAATTCACCACCTGACTGGTAAAGGTATCAGAGCATGACAGAACCAGAACTGGAGGAAGGTCACAGAAGAAGTGGTCAATCGTGTTGGGCCCACAGAAATCATGCTGGTAAACGGAGTATGTTTCAATCAAAGAACTGAGGAATCCACCCACATAGGCCCCAGCCACCATCTTTAAACAAAGTGTATGGGAAATTAGGGCTGTGTAGAGCAATGGGTTACAGATTGCAGCATAGCGGTCATATGCCATGGCTGCCAAAAGAAAGCATTCAGTCAGCCCCATCCCACAAAACACAAAGTACTGTGTGGCACAGCCAACAAAGGAAATGGTTTTCTTCCCTGTGATAATGTCAGAGAGCATCTTGGGAGTTGTGGAGGACACATAGCAGATATCTAGGAAGGATAGGTTactgaggaagaagtacatgggtgtgtgcaGATGGGAGTCCATCCTGATGAGGGCAATGAGACTCAGGTTCCAGGCTAGGGTCAGGAGATAAATCcccaaaaataacagaaaaaggaaaagcttcATTTGAGGATGGTCTGAAAATCCCAAGAGGATGAATTTTGTCACAATAGTGTTGTTCCTTCCTACAACCATAGACCTACTTCCTgcataaaggaaagaaacaatcCTGTGATCAGTTAGATTGTATTTGTTAGTATATGAGTGGATATTTCCTGGAAGATCATTTAAACAATTAACACCAAGTTAACATCACATTCACCTGCTATGCCTTCTTCTTGGAGGAAGTCTTCCCATGATAATCTCTTCACCCTATTTAAAATCTGTATGCTATACACCTTGCTGATTAGAAGAGGGTCTGTCTAATGGAGTACAGAATGACTGGGAGTCAGTAATCTGGGTTTGTCCTCAGCTCCATTCCTGACTCTCTGGTACTGTGGAAAAATGACTGCACCTCTCCAGATTCTCATTTTCTCAACTGAAAAATGGGAGGGTTGAATCAGATGAGTCTCAAGTTACCTTTAGATTTAGGTTTCCTATGACTTTTTAGACTTTCTGACATAAACCCATATTGACAATAAGATTaggaatttcatattttttatatatcattAGTAAAAGAATCTGGAAAAGAGGTAAAGACAATGGGCtataatatttgatatattcCATTCTGAGGGAGCAAGTCTAACCCATAATAAAGATAAACCATTCTTTCAGGTtagaaaactaagagaaaaaatatacacaaatactatacacacgcgcgcgcgcacacacacacgtatgcttAGAACTagaattttttctaattatataatAAGTTTATATACAAATAACTGCATAAATTCATAAAAAGATCAAAATCTGGATGAACACAATCACCACCATTATGGGACAGAAGGGTTCCAAATAATATCTCCATGTTTGGGGAAATGGCAGAACAACACAAAGTTGACTGAAAATGGATGAGCCATGGTGGTCAAGAACTAACAGAAACCAGTACTTTCTGAGCAAGAAAAACTGGAAAGGGTCCATTCAGTATTTAAGTGTGATATTTAAAGATAAGCATGGGACAACCTTAATGTCATTAGGCCAGACAAGATTATCATTTTTAAGACATGAGGAAAAcccatatgcatttttttaatttcttttcggcgtaacagtattcattgtttttgcaccagacccagtgctccatgcaatacatgccttccctaatacccaccacctggttccaccaacctcccacgccccgccccttcaaaaccttcaggttgtttttcagagtccatagtctttcacggttcacctccccttccaattt
It encodes:
- the LOC131811751 gene encoding olfactory receptor 5A2-like, whose product is MVVGRNNTIVTKFILLGFSDHPQMKLFLFLLFLGIYLLTLAWNLSLIALIRMDSHLHTPMYFFLSNLSFLDICYVSSTTPKMLSDIITGKKTISFVGCATQYFVFCGMGLTECFLLAAMAYDRYAAICNPLLYTALISHTLCLKMVAGAYVGGFLSSLIETYSVYQHDFCGPNTIDHFFCDLPPVLVLSCSDTFTSQVVNFVVGVVVGMVSVLVILISYGYIVAAVLKMNSAKGRTKAFSTCASHLTAVTLFYGSGLFMYMRPSSSYSLNRDKLVSIFYALVIPMVNPIIYSLRNKEIKNAIRKLCRRNMCFLMCLCFSDSHTFEPQSLQQACPGAVGILTRHVPRLSGGPGRRAPPGQSHASAEVVCCVPGGIPGLDFLACGVTPEPRSPGAAAHRTYEVSPSRLSQLTLAYAVLLAHDEPHEVGQCVKRMRIELDMRSGFPDVGLVKAREGVPAW